Proteins co-encoded in one Actinomadura luteofluorescens genomic window:
- a CDS encoding TetR/AcrR family transcriptional regulator, with protein sequence MTERRTRGPGVRHEARRQEIADAVLAVVAEHGLPAVSLTEVAARAGVSAGRVQHYFPTKHELVEAAFERGNELSGARIRSLVGEDLEGAAPRTVLTVVLTELIAGDAETRARLRVRQAFTALALTDEAIARRMRADYEHFHGQVAELLRRDREAGLLPGRVEPGGAGVDLVALAEGLAYYVLIGVTPPETARDRIVSAIAALYSERPGHE encoded by the coding sequence GTGACGGAGCGGCGGACCCGCGGGCCGGGGGTGCGGCACGAGGCGCGGCGACAGGAGATCGCCGACGCGGTGCTGGCGGTCGTCGCCGAGCACGGGCTGCCGGCCGTGTCGCTGACCGAGGTCGCGGCGCGGGCCGGGGTGTCGGCGGGACGCGTCCAGCACTACTTCCCCACCAAGCACGAGCTCGTCGAGGCCGCGTTCGAGCGCGGCAACGAGCTGAGCGGCGCCCGCATCAGGTCGCTCGTGGGCGAGGACCTCGAAGGCGCCGCGCCGCGCACGGTGCTCACCGTCGTCCTGACCGAGCTCATCGCCGGCGATGCCGAGACGCGGGCGCGCCTGCGCGTCCGGCAGGCCTTCACCGCCCTGGCCCTCACGGACGAGGCGATCGCGCGGCGCATGCGGGCGGACTACGAGCACTTCCACGGGCAGGTCGCCGAGCTTCTTCGCCGGGACCGGGAGGCCGGACTCCTGCCGGGGAGGGTGGAGCCCGGCGGCGCGGGCGTCGACCTGGTCGCGCTCGCCGAAGGCCTGGCGTACTACGTCCTGATCGGGGTCACTCCGCCGGAGACGGCACGCGACCGCATCGTCTCCGCGATCGCCGCCCTCTACTCAGAACGGCCCGGACACGAGTAG